GGGTTGACGCGGCGCACAGGCTTCAGACGCAGCCCGACTGCTCCGGCGGCGTCGATCCGGCGTGGCATGAGCGGTTCCTCTTCCGCGTGCACGAGGCCGCGCTCGCCGAGGATTCCCGCGCTGCCGTCACCGTGGAGATCTACGCTGCACCGAACGGGGCCTGGCACATCGGCGGGGACTCCCTGATCGGAtccgcgcgcttcctcctcggcgACAACTGCCTCCTATCCCGCCCCGTTGGGTCCCCGGCTATGTTCGCGGTCGGCGTCCGTCGCCCCTCCGGTCGTGTCCACGGCCTCCTCAACGTGGCTGCCAGCCTCGTTGCTGCGCCGCCATCTCCGGCGGCCTCCCACGCCCTCAGCCGCTCCCCCGCCGTCTCTCTCAGCGGCCTACCCCCTGCCGTCTCCATCAGCAGCCTCTCCACGGCGCCCGTATCAGGCCGTGTGCTCCGCGTCCTCAACCGCGCGCACCCGACACCCCCACCTTCTCCTAAGGTGATCACGCCCAAGAAGCCGCCGGCTGCCGTGAAGCCTAACAATAAGGGAGTGGAAAACCAACAGGTCGCGGTGAAGCCGAACAACAAACATGGCGACGATGCCAGCGATCaggacggggaggaggaggagatggggtaTATGGGCGGGGTGATGTTTTGCGGGCCTTGCGTCTTACCATTCCCAAGAAAGATCCACACCAGCTCCTCTGATGAGAACCTGCAGGCCTTCGCTGGCATCTTCTCCGGCGGAGTTGGCATCGCCAGACAGAGCCTGAGCCCCCGTCACTGAGGAGCCTATGCAAAGCAGGTTCATTCTTTCAGTTGGTTACTCGAGTTGTCATGGAGATAGTCTGTTCTTGTGGGTAATTAGTTTTCTTGAGGCCGAGGATATAGTGCTGAGTTGTATCATAACATCTCTTGCCACTACTGCCAGTATATTACTGTGAATTTAATGGAATTGTAGAGTGCTAGTTCTGCAAGAAATGAATTTGAACTTTAAGGATTGTAGAGTTTTATTCTGTTCTTGATATTGGAAGAAACCTGCTTCTTGTTTAATAGATTGAGGATTTCACTGGGAGCAACACTTATCTGCATTGGACAAGTCTGATTACCTCCATCCATCTTGGCGGGGTTTTGTGGATGTATACCTTTTGCCTCATATCTACAATTCACCAATTACagtgctagctgctgctgaaTTGTTGAGTTGGGTAATGCATATTTCTTTTAGCTTTCTTGATGTTACAGAGGTAATTGCATGGTTGTGCTGGTGGATTGGGTGTATTGTAGTGCCATTACACAGATGTCAAACATTTGTTCAAATGATAGGTGGAACTTTGGGCATGATATGGCAACATGTTCTGCTATTTTCATGTGATAACTATGATTTatattccttttgtttttgttcttgaaGGCGAAACTTGTTACATACTTACATCATGATTCATGTTTGGTCCTTTTTTACATGTTGAACTTTGTCATTTGCAATTCAATGCAGAACACTAAAACCTTTGAATGGTCTGACATAGATAGCACTGTAGGTGAGTGCATTGTGATCCCATGTCGTAGAAATTGAGCACATCATTGAACTCAGCTTGTTCTGAGGGCATGTTACGTATTTTAACAGATTTATTATGTTTGTTATGGAACGAAGAGTAGATTGCCAAGTCATAGATTACTTCAGACAGTTGTGATTGTTCAATTTGTTCATCTGCCAGCACTATGACATAGTTGTCGAATAAATGCTGATCATGCATCTTAGAATTGTTCGGAGTGATCCAGCGATGAAAGCTATAATCGTCCAATAATCATTCTTACAATACTACATGGAGATGCAATGATACTCCAACGTAAATACATAGTGCATCATTGTACTGAAACTCTGAACCCTGTCCCTTCTCTCCCCAAAAGTTCATTGCAGCTGCTTTAGGTAGTTACTGAAGGTCCATATTTTACCCTGTTCCCAAGAAGAAAGGAATACTATAGTATTGACCTGTTGATTTGATCTTCTGAAAAGTTGAGTTGTTTGGGGTAATGAGCATTGACCTTATTATTGAGTGAGCCAGGAGAGATACAGGATCTTTAATGGCAAGAATGAAAGAAGTTTCCAGTGATTGAGATGGAAGGATGTGTTGTCTGAAGGAGCGACACATTAAGTTCAGGATCTTGTTTGCAATTAATGTTGTCCCACTCCCTTCTATATGAGGTTATCTCAATTCCAAAATAGGAACTGAGTATATATATAAGCATAGGAATTTTTGTTAGCTCGTTTCAAGCCAATAATATGATCCTTCAGGGTGTAATAGCCCATGTTTAGGGCACAAATTCCAGGTGATTTCTTTGGAAAAGTATTGGGCTGCATCTGCCAATTGAGACCATATTCCTCTTACAACTTGCTCTAGGATCTAGATTTTGCGGCACACTGCCATCATGGAGCTTGGTAACACTAGCATGAtcttgttgcattttattttagtATAATCATGTATGATTCTGTGAAGCCTTTAATCCTTCAGGTGAATCTTCCAATTTCTCCTctagttttcttctttttcctttacATTTCCCATGTTCAATACACCTAGGTTGCACAAACGACATGTTGAATATCCATGAAGcccacatatatatatattctgtCTTAGGCTGGACAGATGGAATTTCTTCAGCATTTTTATTGTACTTCCCAGCTTGacaatttaaattttgaattccaCCGTCAAACTTCAGAGGCATTGAAATTTGCAGCATGAGTTTTGGCCAATGTCTGCTATAACTTTTGTCTGCCTGGAAAATTTGTGAATGCAATCCTTTAGCCTGTTTTTTTCATTCTGTTTGCAATATACCGAAGGTGTCGAAAAGGCCATCTGAAGGTATTATCCAAATTCTGATATATCCACTGCCTCATGAGGCAAAGAAGATGGAAACTGGCGGTTTCAAGAATTAGGAAATTCAGTTCAGTTTCTTTTGTGATGAAGCAATGGAATGTAGaccgttttcttttctcttatCTTTATTGTTCTAAAAATCGGAGCTGGTAGTTGTTCATGCACACGTCCCAGTTCCCACCTTCCTTTACCATCTTACTAAAAATTCTGTAACAAAAGTAACTGAACTAATAGCAAAACACATGATGCTAGTATTTAGCTAGTCGTGTAGAGCATGCCTGATTTCTTTTTCGAGACCATGCAAGGATGCTTCATCTTATTTGCATGTGACTCAATTGTGTTATCCTGTTGACCGGGCCACTCGGTTTATTTTGTCTATGCACTAACTAATCTTCTGAGGACCTGAATCCTATTTATAATTTGGTTTAGCTTATGAGTTACAACTGCTGCAGCAACATTTGAGCACGTTTCAAACTGATTTCTATTTAGCTGCCAGATGTTGTATTTTGGGGCAATTTTCTAGATTCATCACTTCACCATGTTTCAGTTGTTTGTTGGTACACGTACACACATGAATTGCCTATGGGCcaagcgcgcgcgcgcacacagaCAACGTGGCCCAACATCAACTATGCACGATCTGTTAGTCGATAAGCTGGGATACAGCCCCTTTCTACCGTATGCCTAATGtcattatactccctccgaccggtattacttgtttcaaatttgtctaaatacggatgtatctgtgtgtaaaaagtgtctagatgcatgtaatattttgacaagtaattccagcCAAAGGAAGTagtttcttttaaaaaaacacattaCAAACTGCTCACAACATACGTACACTCACACCCCTAGACACACGAATACACGCACACTCCTACCCTTATAagcacctccgaaagactgAACCGGCAGATCTttagagattgacgaagtcaccgtAGGCGTCTCgttgttgacgggtacgtcacctatcactaaaaaaatattgccggttaaatcctgaaataattGAGAAAAATGTGACATCCACGTCAAATCTGGGACTTGAACCTTGGTGAACTAGTTACTTCCATCGCAAGGAATCAGACTACCTAGTCAGGATCAGTTCACTAATGCCATTATAGTTTTCAACGGGAGCTGTCCAAAATCTGCCTGGTTTCTATGGTAGCATCCGATTTTCTGATTTCACTCATCAAATAGGGTAGGGTATAAACTGTTTGGCAGTTCAGGACTGAATCAGTCACTCGAGGCCATCAGGTTTATGTGGAATatgcttctccttctcttaTTGCGCTTATTGGACACTGCATAAGCATAACCATAAAGTGCTTGGTGATTGTGACCATACATCAATGGCCACTCCTTCCACCTCACATATTTGCTTTATTTTGTAAGTCCTTGCCATGTCCTTCTTCCAATTGCGATCCTCATAATCCTGATTTAATTTGCTCCGCCGACGAAGCATGGTGTCTTTTGTTTGGTCCTGTGATTGCTTCAATTCTTTTCTGTATGCTTAATTTGTTGATTTGGATCCCATTCGTTCCTTCTCCTTTGCAGGAAGTATCACTCTCGTTTCTTTAACTTTTCAAGTGCGATGTGGGAGAAGATTTCGAGGAACGGTGAGCATCAAGCACCTCGCAAATTGTTCCAATATTCGATCCCCGTACTTGGCATTAGAGATGGACCCTTTTGCTTTTGCTGGCCATTTGCAAAAATCGCATTGGAGGGCTAGTTGCCGTCTCCAGGTTCTGTTCTTGATGCTGTTGCATATACGGTATAAATACTACTCTCTTCGATCTacattaattgtctcaaatttgtccatatATAGACGTATATATGTCTAAAAGCGTGTAGATACATAACTGAGCGTAGTTCAGGTGGGTGTGGTTctttgtggtggaaccagctcATCCAGGTTTAAATCTCCGACTAGACATGGGTGCTCGCATTTCTCTGAATTTATTTCAAGACCTAACCAGCGTTGTGCTTTCagtgggagtgacgtacccgtcaactacAAGACGCttgtggtgacttcgtcaatctcaagatgatgtgccGGACCAGTCTTTCGAAGGTGCTCATAAGGGTAGGGTGAGTGTGTGTGAGTGTTTATGAGCATCTGCATCTGTACTGTAACGTGttgatacatgtaatatttactccgataattaatatgaatcggagagagCAGATTCTTTGTCCCTCTGTGCACCATGCGAGATGTAGCTCTATTGAATCGAGATGTTTAGGACAAATGGTGTGCTTTCATGCCACAAGTGGAAAGCTTAGCACAAATGTGGCAAGCAAAGCATGCTGTGCATTTCCTCGTAGGCATGACAATATAAAGATTCCTCTCCCCACACACGCTTTTCCCTCCCATTTTTCAACTTTCAAGGTAAATTCTCTATCGTCTTGTGCTTCTGTATAACGAAAGATGTACTTAAAGTTGTTCATTAGTTGCATTTGGGTAATTAAAAATCTTTCCGAGGGGAGAGAGATTGTGTAACACTTGATGTGTTACAATTCATTAGTACGCAGTAGAAAAATATTCTGCCAATTTTGTTTCTCACGTGCACGTTTCAGATAGCACAAAATATCTCTGATATTCTGATACACCGAAGTTTTCAGATGAGATTTCTAGGTTTTCACTTGTGTTATACTCCGTGCTAATGTATCTGTTTGTTGTCCAACGCCGTGTCTGAATTTATAGGATTGGTAATTTGATAGTCAAAATTAGTAGCTCGACAGGTCTGGCCGTATGGGTACACCAGAGCTGATGACTCTCAGATATTCTTTGCCAACATATACTTCGATGTGCTGAAGACAATCCAATACCTCTTTAGGTCTTAAGACGAGATACGGTTAATCGTATATTCCATAAAAACACAGATTAATGGTTGCAGCACCAGATGCACAACCTGGACAGGCTCTGGTCGCTTGCTTTACGCCTATTTACCGAGCCCATGGGGCCGTTCATTCTAGCCATCGCGTACTGTGTACCTAAAGCTGTCACGCCTACGCGCGCGACATGGCTTCTGCTATATTGGCAACTCTGAAGCAGCTAGGCGGCTGCTGACAGCACTGCCATCTTTAGGAGGAGAGATATAGGCAGAGAAGCCAACCATGCTGTTAGATGCATGTGTACTATTGCTTACAGTAACATCTCTTGTTTCAAGATCAAATAGCCCGTAGGCGTTTGGAGATTACATTTGAATTTACTCAAAATCCAACCAGTTTACCATCGGCTGGTTCTCGCCAGGAGTATTTATTACTtcatccgtttcataaaaattAGCATGGCTATCaactagagctagttcaaaaccTTGCCAAtatttatggaacggaaggaaCATCTGGTGATATCTGTTTTAGTATGATTAAAGGTGAACTCCAAGTATTGTCATTTCCATAATCTAAAATTGAAAAGCGATCgaatggggggggggggggggggaagtcAATCGAACTAGCATGAGCTTTTGTATTGTGCATTTATTTATCCTATTCTTCCAAGAGGACCAAGTGTCGGCAGGCGTGGATCAACACAACATGTACAGCTTTGCGAATTGCGATCGCTTCGACTTGAAGCTCACTCCTTGCGCAGTGCAACGCGCATGCACCTCGTCCTCGCCTCCACCGTGGGACTGAGCTTTGGATCGTTACGGTTCATCGTGGACGTGAAACCGCAGGGGACCGAGCCCCAAAAGCGACGGATCACGCATGTGATCCAACACGTGTAGTGTGTAGACAAAGCACGGCCCGCGTGCccgaaaagagagagaattaAAGGGGAACGGGGGAAAAGGATGCAAAAAGACCAGGTAATTAAACAAGAACGCGCGCGGCGGCATGTGCCCGTGCGTcggcgagcgagcgagagaagagagagagagcctgTGGCGACGATGGCGACGTAGCTAGGCGCGCGTATGCATCTTGCAGCAACGGAGACGCAGCTCTCTTTCACAGAGCCTAAAAACAGAGGCGACCTGGCTAGGTAGGATGGTCCACGGCGCGCGCCCAGCTAgctacggcggcggcatggcaCGTTGCTTTCGCTCCTATAACTTAATACTGATACTAGCTCGTACGTGCTAGTGCTACTGTTAACGGCTGGCTGGCCGCAGCAAAAGCGGCCTTCGCTGTGGCCTACGATCAAGAGGAAAGGCGCGGGGCAGCAGTACCGCCCGGCCAGCGCTGGGCACCAGCTAGGTGTAGTACGTAGCTCGGTACTTCGTAACTGTAGGTCGGAGCCAGGCAGCGGCCGGGACAGCGCGTACGTACGAGATCTCATTGCTTAAATTGCGGTGCCCCGCCTCGTTGTTTCCGGTGGGGATCGGAGTTGGGCCGCAGACGATAGGTAGACCGCAGATTGATAGAGCGAGCTATCGCGCTGTGCAAGGCGAGGACGTGTCCGGCTCTGCGACTTGCGATTCTCGGCTGTCGGGATGCGAATTGATCATCGCTCTCGCGCGGCCGCGTTTTCGTTGGCGTTAGCGGCAGCGTGACCAATTAAGGGCGCTCTCGACGATTTTTTTTCGCGGTCGAATGAAATTGGCAGAAATGACCCTTTCCGAAAAGAATTTACAAAACTGACCTGACGGAACGCCTAGAAAGCATCGTATTATCCTTACTACCGACTGGAAAGGCGGAATGATGTTGCAGCCATCGACATGGCAAAACATGTGTTCCGCCAATTGGTTCAACAGCATACTTGTTTTCGGTGGCAGAAAGAATAAATTCATTTACTTTTTACTTTGTTTTTGAAACTTTCTCTATTTTGTTACCCGCAGGAGGCTGGCGCCGTTGACCACGAGACCACGAGCAAACATCTCGCCAATTGAGATGGCGGATGAATCCTTGACCATcgcaccttttttttatacCCTGCCGGCCAGTGTCCCTTGCCCGGAGCGGTCCAATCGGCATGCGGGAATCGTGATTTATCGCCAACCCAATTGGCTTAAGGATGCCCAGTCCAGCTGGCCTTCTGCCCGACAGAATGCGGTGTGTGGGGCCCAAGCTCCCTTTCCGCCCGGTTGAGGTATCTTCCGTCAGCCCAGTAGGCGCTAAGCGATTTCTACCAATCTTCGGCAAGGACCAACATACCAAAATATTCGCTCTCGCTAGGTTTGTGGCCCTTGCATGAACACGACACATATTGTTGTTATTTTAATTAAGTGTCTATGTAAGGGTTTTGCATAAGCACATTAGAGTGAGACTTGCAATGGAAAAAGGGAACTAGCTCAAGCCTTCTTAACAAACATAATACTCTGCCATCGGATGCGTTTTGGCAGCCCGCTGCTTAACTTGTAAGCTAGGTTTTTCCAGCAAAACATCTAAGCTTTCTAATAAAACTGGGTTGAAAGACCTATcttcaaataaataaaaactcaagtctactttttttttatatctCTCTCACTTTCCTCGAGTGAAATTGTTGCCGACACGAAATCCGTCGCACGCCGTAGTCAACGTCTCAGCCACTCCATAGAAAATCAAATCCCGGTAATCAGCAAAGCAGGGGCAGTTCTAACGCTTCGATAACTTTCTTACCTATCCAACTGCCTCTAAAATAGTTTGTATGGGAGGTTTGTGACCCTTACATGAACACAACACTAATATTGTTGTTACTTTTAAGTAACTTTCCATGTTAGGGTTTGCATAATAAGCACATTAGAACGAGACTTGCAACGGAAAAAAGGACCGTGCTCAGGGGCACCACCACGCAACCAAATCGGtgttcatctaaaaaaatggTGTGCTGCTTTCTACGGCTTGACCAcacttataaatagaggccccAAACACAAAACAACCCACAACCCCATTTACTCCTGCGATCTCACCTGCTGCAATCTCCCTCCGTAAACAACCAAACGCCCATCTCGGCACCACCATCCTCTCTCTCAATCCTGAACCGGGCGAAACTTGGGGTTTGGGGGTTGGGGCCGGTTCCTCCCCCCTCATCCATACCTAGTTGGATTGGATTACTCCGTCCAAATCACCGCACATTGCGTCAGGACGGCATTCGCAAGAACCGCGACAGGTGGAACTCCAAGAAAATGCCGAGCCGATCCGTCGGATTCTAGGTATGTACTCCGTCCGGgcaattgtttcttttcttttttagtaCTATCTCTTATCCTTGCCGCTTTGCTGTTGCTGGTCGCCGGTGATTTCAACACCGTCGAACCGCCGCATCTTTGTGAAATCGTTTGAATCAAGAATATGCTGCTATGTATTGGACCATACGATTTGATTTACATCGGGGGCCAATAGCATCATCGCCGACGAGTGGGTGGGCAGAGTTAATTGGAAACGGGTTACTATTCGcaaaataattaaatttgGAAACGGGTTACTGGGTTGGTTGGGGACAGGAATCTGAATCTCCCTGGGTTTCCTCCTTGCATTCTGTACTTGTTCCTTCCGATGCAAAGGTCATGTTTGTACTTGGTGCCTCGGTGGGAGGGGCTATTTGTTACAGCACCAAGTCCCCTTCTTTCCAATGGTGGAGAGGCTGGAAGAgaggcctcctcctccactatTTGTGTGTCGGGGCAACAATGCCGAAGCGCGTGATATTGGAAAGGACATGGCAAACAGGCGCGGCAAGTTGTTGATGGAAGCTATCGTTATTTAGGCTATGGTGCTATCCTCCTAGGCACCCTCCTGCAGATACATGGAAAGCCAAAAATGTTTGGAAGATTTGATAAAATTC
The Brachypodium distachyon strain Bd21 chromosome 2, Brachypodium_distachyon_v3.0, whole genome shotgun sequence genome window above contains:
- the LOC100842238 gene encoding uncharacterized protein LOC100842238, yielding MEAPDEEAGLGLPEDERLLEVTIISAQGLKPPSGLRRRLQAYAVAWVDAAHRLQTQPDCSGGVDPAWHERFLFRVHEAALAEDSRAAVTVEIYAAPNGAWHIGGDSLIGSARFLLGDNCLLSRPVGSPAMFAVGVRRPSGRVHGLLNVAASLVAAPPSPAASHALSRSPAVSLSGLPPAVSISSLSTAPVSGRVLRVLNRAHPTPPPSPKVITPKKPPAAVKPNNKGVENQQVAVKPNNKHGDDASDQDGEEEEMGYMGGVMFCGPCVLPFPRKIHTSSSDENLQAFAGIFSGGVGIARQSLSPRH